TTGATCAATAAAGATTCTACTACAGATTTTATTTTAAGTGATTCTTCAGTGTCCCAAAAAGTTAATGCTAATATTTGTTCAGAAACTACAGCGATTTGTCCCGCAACAACGATTGATGTTTTGATTGTTTATACTTCTGTAGCAAGAGCTTCTTGGGGCGGAGCTGCACAAAGCAATTCTTTTGTGGCTACTGCAATCACCAATTTCAATACCGCACTCATCAATTCAGGAGTTACCAATACCACAATTAATCTCGTTTATTCTGGTGAAATTGATTATACAGAATCCGGAGATATTTATACCGATTTACCAAGATTTAGAAATAATAATGATGGATTCATGGATGATGTGCACACTTTAAGAACAACTTACGGAGCCGATCTTTGTGCATTGGTAACCTCTACTCCTACAAGCATTTGTGGATTAGGGTATTTAAATAGTAATCCTACAAATTACACTGCGAATAGTGCATTTACAGTAACATTATTTAATTGTGTTGTCTCAAATTACAGTTTGGCTCACGAAATGGGTCATAATATGGGACTTAATCACGATTGGTATGCTTCTACTGCGACAACACCTTGTAGCAATCATCATGGTTATATCAATCGAACGGCTATCAATCTAGGCACATCAAGTGTTTCTTCACAAAGATGGAGAACAATCATGGCATATAATGATGAATGCGCAGATAATGGTTTTAACTGTTCCAGAATCAACAGGTGGTCAAATCCTGCTGTAAATTTTAATGCTGAACCTACAGGAATAGCAATAGGAAATCAAAACCCTTCCAACGAAGCTTTTGGCTTTTCGCGTTTTGCCTGTGTAGTTTCCCAATTTATGCCGACCGCAAATTTGGGTACTTTCGAAATAAAAAACAAAGATGTAAAAGACTTTACCATCTATCCGAATCCTGCAAAAGACGAAATCAATATCTGGATTAAAAACGATGAAATTTACACTTTTAAAGTCATCAATGTTTTAGGTCAAATCGTATTAACGTCTGACAAAAAAAGTATTAATCTGAGAGGTTTACCTTCTGGAGAATACTTCCTGAGTGTTTACACAGATAAAAATTCTTTAGTTGGAAGTAAAAAATTTATTATAAAATAATTTCCGGCATAAATTTTATAAATCCTCAGAATATTTTTCTGAGGATTTGTTTTTTTATCTAAATTCATCTCTCGAAGAATTAAATTTAAAATGATTAAAAACCAAATTCATCAATATTATAATGATCTTGCAAAAACCTATAATGAAAACAGATTTGAAAACTCTTACGGAAAATATATTGATGGGCAGGAAAAATATTTTTTTGAATTCATTTTTAAGAAAAAAGATATTCAAATATCTTAGATTTAGGTTGCGGAAGAGGAAGATTATTAAATTTCGCAACACATGGTGTAGATTTCAGCCAGGAAATGCTGAATATTGCTCAAGAAAAATTTCCTTATAAACAATTGAATAAACTCAACTTTATTTCACGATAATTCTCAAAATGAAATAAAATTCAACAGTATCAATTTCAAATATCAGAAAATTGAAAACGGAGTTTGGGTAGAAACATTAATTAATGACCGAACTTTATTTAAAAATTTCTATATTCGTTTATGAGCTTCCTCACTCACTTTTTTGTGTATGAGGAACAAAATTTATTTGAGTGAAGGTATCTCACATTTAAACTAAAGAATCTTACAGATTGAAAATACTGGGCTATGATAAGGCTTCCTTTTCCACATTAAAGGAAATTCTGAAAAGAAAAACCTTGGAATTATAAAAAAACAAGTAAAGTTGAAGATTTTGCAGAGTGTAGTTTTGGATAAGTATTGAGAAAATTCTAGAACTTTTAATTCTAAAAAAATAAAAAATGTCATTCGAAAACATACAAAATTTTGTTCTTATATTGATTTATGGCGGGTTATTAATTGTATCATTCACAATCCTTATTAATCCCATGAAAGTAAACAAAAAAGCTAATTTTTTCTTCAGTCTGTTTCTTTTTCTATGGTCAAGTTATTGGGTTTTTGATATTTTGAATATCTGCGGTTTTTCTCCGAATCCATTACTTATATTTTTCATTTATTTTATCCAGATTTTCACACCAATATTTTTGTTGTTCAGTGTAGTGTTTTTTATTAATCCAAATTACATTTTCAAAAAAACGGATTTCATTTGTTTAATTGTTCCTAGCATTTATCTAATCTTATTATTGAATTCTGAAGGGAATAAAACATTAGGAAGTATTTCAGATTTTGTAGCAATTTTCCACAATCTTCCCTATATAGCAATTATGTACTTCAGAATTAAAAAACATCAAAAAAAAATTGAGACTATTTCTTCCAATACCGAAAGTATTAATTTACAATGGCTTAAAAAGTTAAACTTATTACTTTTTGCAACTATTATTGTTACGGTTAGCTATGAACTTTTCAATATGCTTATTTATAAGCTGCATCAGCATTTGGTAATGGATTTGTTGTTCCTCTTTACTGTTTATAGTACTTCTTTTCAGGTTATGTGCCAAAAAGAAATTTACCCGATTAATAAAAAAGACAGAGAAGAACTTCTTTCTTTGGAACTAGAAGAAGAACTTCCAATTGGAAGAAAAAAACTAATTTCTGATCAAGACTTTGATAATTTAAAGTCAAAACTGCTTGCTATGATGGAAGCTGAAAAACCTTATCTTGATGGTGAGCTCAATTTATTAAAACTCGCCAAATTAATAAATATTAATGTGCATCAACTTTCGTACTTACTAAATAGTGGTTTTAATGAGAATTTTTTCCAATTTGTGAATAAATATCGTGTAGAATTCGCAAAAAAAATTTTACTCGATCCTTCGCAAAAAAAAAATTCTATGTTGAGTATTGCTTTTGACTCCGGATTTAATTCTAAAACATCTTTCAATACTATCTTCAAAAGGATGACAGGATTTAACCCTTCTGAATTCAGAAAAAAACATTCAGATTTATAAACCGGAACACTTTTAATTTACAAATAGCTAAAAATCAAAACTTTAAACTCATATTTTTTTTTCATCAAAATTATAATCTAAACCATT
Above is a genomic segment from Chryseobacterium mulctrae containing:
- a CDS encoding zinc-dependent metalloprotease codes for the protein MKNKITFLMLFCSIVIFSQNKIFQNTISENNLSQQQKVNKTLAAIYILTKYYTQSSFDIKSDLEISLPNNRTIKAKYSKSFLYSNKSESSVFIIENEPKSELVLSKAGNAITGMYTSILGEKIIFHQLENNLFAVSVVSESALINKDSTTDFILSDSSVSQKVNANICSETTAICPATTIDVLIVYTSVARASWGGAAQSNSFVATAITNFNTALINSGVTNTTINLVYSGEIDYTESGDIYTDLPRFRNNNDGFMDDVHTLRTTYGADLCALVTSTPTSICGLGYLNSNPTNYTANSAFTVTLFNCVVSNYSLAHEMGHNMGLNHDWYASTATTPCSNHHGYINRTAINLGTSSVSSQRWRTIMAYNDECADNGFNCSRINRWSNPAVNFNAEPTGIAIGNQNPSNEAFGFSRFACVVSQFMPTANLGTFEIKNKDVKDFTIYPNPAKDEINIWIKNDEIYTFKVINVLGQIVLTSDKKSINLRGLPSGEYFLSVYTDKNSLVGSKKFIIK
- a CDS encoding methyltransferase domain-containing protein, whose amino-acid sequence is MLDLGCGRGRLLNFATHGVDFSQEMLNIAQEKFPYKQLNKLNFISR
- a CDS encoding helix-turn-helix domain-containing protein, encoding MNSEGNKTLGSISDFVAIFHNLPYIAIMYFRIKKHQKKIETISSNTESINLQWLKKLNLLLFATIIVTVSYELFNMLIYKLHQHLVMDLLFLFTVYSTSFQVMCQKEIYPINKKDREELLSLELEEELPIGRKKLISDQDFDNLKSKLLAMMEAEKPYLDGELNLLKLAKLININVHQLSYLLNSGFNENFFQFVNKYRVEFAKKILLDPSQKKNSMLSIAFDSGFNSKTSFNTIFKRMTGFNPSEFRKKHSDL